A single Gammaproteobacteria bacterium DNA region contains:
- a CDS encoding tetratricopeptide repeat protein, with protein sequence MRGSAPRTTPAAGAAILCVSLLVGCAYFNALYNARRAFEDAQAARLRDQPLEAASSYQEAIDKAARSYRSDESGRWADDALYIMGRAYFHSGDWARSRAALERLLATSSDSSLHAGARVYLGGVALATGRRDLGMRLLDEALEEVPDAMLRAEAHLWRARAAFDAGRAQEGWAGLDRSEAASRELRVPVALERLVRGLDSDHFEHARAGATTVLEQASGEAWADTVLAAAERASMLWGAGSAAAMLAAAERSEWAPVARGRVRLERARLLARAGDSVAAGEMAGELARGDDRTAREARIALARWRLNSVDRLEQLEEVRAILLPAIALAEAVRLIDYMEYVGLFVERAALAADHLALFAGAELARDSLGSPRLALQLFTLYADRDRGSAWEAKALMAALELTGDAEERQPLAARLNQLDDNIYVRASAGTEARPSDYAMVEGRLGTSLAILHQRVAVEAANRDVAVREAARTLDSIRAAEELVRRIAAGDSLLLDSLRLDSLRLDSLRTDSLRRDAPGATSTDAFFAPDTVPRTDSILPADSVLRRDTIPRRDTLGRAQPSRGPRRPASESEAGAA encoded by the coding sequence GTGAGGGGGAGCGCGCCCCGGACGACGCCGGCTGCCGGGGCCGCGATTCTGTGCGTGTCCCTGTTGGTCGGCTGTGCGTATTTCAACGCGCTCTACAATGCGCGGCGCGCCTTCGAGGATGCCCAGGCCGCCCGCCTGCGTGACCAGCCGCTCGAGGCTGCTTCGTCGTATCAGGAGGCCATCGACAAGGCCGCTCGCAGCTATCGGTCGGACGAATCCGGACGCTGGGCCGACGACGCCCTCTACATCATGGGCCGCGCCTACTTCCACAGCGGGGACTGGGCACGTTCGCGGGCGGCACTGGAGCGCCTGCTGGCGACTTCGAGCGACTCGAGCCTGCACGCGGGTGCCCGCGTGTACCTCGGCGGCGTGGCGCTGGCCACGGGACGGCGCGACCTCGGAATGCGCCTTCTCGACGAAGCCCTCGAAGAGGTGCCGGACGCGATGCTGCGCGCGGAGGCGCATCTCTGGCGGGCCCGGGCCGCATTCGACGCCGGACGGGCGCAGGAGGGATGGGCGGGCCTGGACCGGTCCGAGGCAGCCTCACGGGAACTGAGGGTCCCGGTTGCTCTGGAGCGCCTGGTGCGCGGGCTGGACAGCGACCACTTCGAGCACGCTCGGGCGGGTGCGACGACTGTGCTCGAGCAGGCGTCCGGAGAGGCTTGGGCCGATACCGTTCTCGCTGCTGCGGAGCGAGCCTCCATGCTCTGGGGGGCGGGATCCGCGGCCGCCATGCTGGCCGCGGCCGAACGCAGCGAGTGGGCGCCTGTGGCGCGTGGCCGGGTCCGCCTCGAGCGGGCACGCCTGCTCGCGCGCGCCGGCGATTCGGTCGCGGCCGGTGAAATGGCCGGGGAATTGGCCCGCGGTGACGACAGAACCGCGCGCGAGGCGCGCATCGCCCTCGCCCGCTGGCGGCTGAACTCCGTCGATCGTCTCGAGCAGCTCGAGGAAGTCCGGGCGATCCTGCTCCCGGCCATCGCCCTCGCCGAAGCAGTGCGGCTGATCGACTACATGGAGTACGTTGGGCTCTTCGTCGAAAGAGCGGCGCTGGCGGCGGACCACCTCGCGCTCTTCGCCGGGGCCGAGCTGGCGCGCGACAGCCTCGGATCACCGCGCCTGGCCCTTCAGCTCTTTACCCTGTACGCCGACCGGGACCGCGGCTCGGCCTGGGAGGCCAAGGCGTTGATGGCGGCGCTCGAGCTGACCGGCGATGCGGAGGAGCGGCAACCGCTCGCCGCCCGCCTGAATCAGCTGGACGACAACATCTACGTCCGGGCGTCCGCCGGAACGGAGGCGCGGCCGTCGGACTACGCCATGGTGGAGGGCCGCCTCGGCACTTCTCTGGCGATCCTGCATCAGCGCGTCGCCGTGGAGGCCGCCAACCGGGACGTCGCGGTACGGGAAGCCGCGCGCACGCTCGACAGCATCCGGGCCGCCGAGGAGCTGGTGCGGCGAATCGCCGCGGGGGACTCGCTGCTGCTCGACTCGCTGAGGCTGGACTCGCTCAGGCTCGACTCGCTGAGGACCGACTCGCTTCGCAGGGACGCCCCGGGCGCGACCTCGACCGACGCATTCTTCGCCCCCGACACCGTCCCGCGGACCGACTCGATCCTCCCGGCCGACTCCGTCCTCCGCAGGGACACGATCCCCCGCAGGGACACTCTGGGACGCGCCCAACCATCGCGTGGACCGAGGCGGCCCGCATCGGAGAGCGAAGCCGGTGCAGCTTGA
- a CDS encoding HRDC domain-containing protein — protein sequence MKLHHIADAHAARSVAEKLDSRSPLALDCEAAGYHRYSDRLCLVQLSAPGDTWLIDTLALDASGMLRSPLEDPGREIVMHGASFDLRLLSRDLGIRVRGIFDTQVAAALLGEAALGLSPLLERFLGVRLPKKYQRADWAMRPLPAEMLEYAAADTRYLATLADILRARLEERERLAWASEEFRWLERAASNPEDPDPDPATKLKNARHLAPRALQRLRALWTWRDEVARRKDRAPFRVAADDVLLKLAEAPPRSTRELARRPGVSPILARADGGRLFEHLDRAESIPEARIAPGRRRREGSLPRLAPEGEERARELRAARVRRARELGLDPGLLLPNKTIVEIVRANPASPEELARVPQVRAWQVEVLGQLALDILRA from the coding sequence ATGAAGCTACACCACATCGCCGACGCGCATGCAGCACGCTCCGTGGCGGAGAAGCTGGATTCCCGCTCGCCGCTTGCCCTCGACTGCGAGGCGGCCGGCTATCACCGCTATTCCGACCGGCTCTGCCTTGTGCAGCTCTCCGCACCAGGGGATACCTGGCTCATCGATACCCTGGCCCTCGACGCAAGCGGGATGCTCAGGTCGCCGCTGGAAGATCCGGGTCGCGAGATCGTCATGCATGGAGCCAGCTTCGATCTGCGCCTGCTGTCGCGGGATCTGGGCATCCGGGTGCGGGGCATCTTCGACACGCAGGTAGCGGCCGCGCTGCTCGGGGAAGCCGCGCTGGGACTGTCCCCGCTGCTCGAACGCTTCCTTGGCGTGCGCCTGCCCAAGAAATACCAGCGGGCCGACTGGGCGATGCGGCCGCTTCCCGCGGAAATGCTCGAGTACGCCGCTGCCGACACGCGCTACCTGGCGACCCTCGCGGACATCCTGCGAGCCCGGCTGGAGGAAAGGGAGCGCCTCGCGTGGGCAAGCGAGGAGTTCCGCTGGCTCGAGCGAGCCGCCTCCAATCCGGAAGATCCCGACCCCGATCCGGCGACGAAACTGAAGAACGCGCGCCATCTGGCCCCGCGTGCGCTGCAGCGGCTGCGTGCGCTGTGGACCTGGAGGGACGAGGTCGCCCGCCGCAAGGACAGGGCGCCCTTCCGGGTGGCCGCCGATGATGTCCTGCTGAAGCTGGCCGAGGCCCCGCCCCGCTCGACCCGGGAACTCGCTCGCCGGCCCGGTGTGTCGCCCATCCTGGCCCGCGCCGACGGCGGGAGACTCTTCGAGCACCTGGATCGGGCGGAATCCATCCCGGAGGCGCGCATCGCCCCGGGGCGGAGACGCCGTGAAGGATCCCTCCCGCGGCTTGCGCCGGAAGGCGAAGAACGGGCCCGGGAGCTGCGCGCCGCCCGTGTCCGAAGGGCCCGCGAACTCGGACTGGACCCGGGTCTCCTGCTTCCCAACAAGACCATCGTGGAGATCGTGCGCGCCAATCCGGCTTCACCGGAGGAGCTCGCCCGGGTGCCCCAGGTGCGCGCCTGGCAAGTCGAGGTGCTCGGCCAGCTGGCCCTCGATATTCTGCGTGCCTGA
- the pyk gene encoding pyruvate kinase encodes MLRTKLVCTMGPATFSAGVVRDLVDSGMTMARLNMSHGLREDHLEAVALIRRAAEEAGTPVSILVDLGGPKIRVGRLESPLFLAEGQEVVIAPEETVEAGEIPTTYRHLADDVVIGDRVLLDDGLLEMRCVGKEGGKARFVVETGGQLKSFKGMNVPGANLSTPSLTERDLDDLDFALEAGVEYVGLSFVRGSADIEELKERVAGRALVVAKVELVRALASIEEIVKATDAVMVARGDLGVEVPFEQVPLAQKRIVQLANYSGRPVIIATQMLDSMIQSPRPTRAEASDVANAVLDGTDAVMLSGETAVGEYPLHAARAMVRIIREIEGSGVLAQGPRYLPRPDNWQRGGATRREHAVASCTVDAVRQLDAPALIVITSSGFSARLVSSYRPPVPIFAVCTEPRTFRQLAPVWGVWPTLATDVPVSYSALSAYGKEAVVRAGVGRPGDSVVVTAGYPFHERGSTNTMLVEQL; translated from the coding sequence ATGCTGAGAACCAAGTTGGTGTGCACGATGGGCCCGGCCACGTTTTCGGCCGGGGTGGTCCGCGATCTGGTCGATTCGGGCATGACCATGGCGCGCCTGAACATGTCCCACGGCCTCCGTGAGGATCACCTGGAGGCGGTAGCCCTGATCCGGCGCGCGGCCGAGGAGGCGGGCACGCCGGTATCGATTCTCGTGGACCTGGGGGGCCCCAAGATCCGCGTGGGCAGGCTTGAGTCGCCACTCTTTCTGGCGGAGGGCCAGGAGGTGGTCATCGCCCCGGAGGAGACGGTAGAGGCCGGGGAGATCCCGACGACCTACCGGCACCTTGCCGACGACGTGGTGATCGGCGACCGGGTTCTTCTGGACGATGGCCTGCTTGAGATGCGGTGCGTAGGCAAGGAGGGCGGCAAGGCCCGCTTCGTGGTGGAAACCGGCGGCCAGCTGAAGAGCTTCAAGGGCATGAACGTGCCCGGCGCCAACCTCAGTACTCCCTCGCTCACCGAGCGGGATCTGGACGACCTCGACTTTGCCCTGGAGGCCGGCGTCGAATACGTGGGCCTGTCGTTCGTCCGGGGAAGCGCGGACATCGAGGAGTTGAAGGAGAGGGTCGCGGGCCGCGCGCTCGTGGTGGCCAAGGTCGAACTGGTGCGCGCCCTGGCGTCGATCGAGGAGATCGTGAAGGCAACGGACGCGGTCATGGTCGCGCGCGGAGACCTCGGGGTGGAGGTGCCCTTCGAGCAGGTGCCGCTCGCACAGAAGCGCATCGTCCAGCTGGCCAACTACTCGGGCCGGCCGGTCATCATCGCGACCCAGATGCTCGATTCGATGATCCAGAGCCCGCGGCCGACGCGCGCCGAAGCCTCCGACGTCGCCAACGCGGTGCTGGACGGCACCGACGCCGTGATGCTGTCCGGCGAAACCGCGGTCGGAGAGTACCCGCTTCACGCCGCGCGGGCGATGGTGCGCATCATCCGCGAGATCGAGGGTTCCGGCGTGCTGGCCCAGGGTCCGCGCTACCTCCCGCGCCCCGACAACTGGCAGCGGGGGGGCGCGACCCGCCGCGAACACGCGGTCGCGTCTTGTACGGTGGACGCCGTGCGACAGCTGGATGCTCCCGCGCTGATCGTGATCACCAGCAGCGGCTTCTCCGCGCGCCTGGTCTCATCATACCGCCCCCCGGTCCCGATCTTCGCCGTGTGCACCGAGCCGCGCACCTTCCGCCAGCTCGCGCCTGTCTGGGGCGTGTGGCCCACGCTCGCCACCGACGTGCCGGTCAGCTACTCCGCGCTCTCCGCCTACGGCAAGGAAGCGGTTGTGCGCGCGGGAGTCGGGAGGCCGGGAGATTCGGTCGTGGTGACCGCGGGATATCCCTTCCATGAGAGGGGGTCGACCAACACCATGCTCGTGGAGCAGCTCTAG
- a CDS encoding L,D-transpeptidase, protein MTMPGTSWRHPWTDSAAAAWLRGAVLLIGVLAPAAARGQALDGYPLVTDRSRMLARDVAVGTSFLPSHERYVVVHLVENRLFVMEGERAIWSAPVGTGTGFNLNAAGQKWHFSTPRGIMRVRYKEKNPVWIAPDWHFVERGVPVPPRQHPSRSIPGALGTTAIYLGDGIAIHGTHRPELVLDPDPERRRISHGCIRLTNEAARELYYLIDVGTPVLIY, encoded by the coding sequence ATGACGATGCCCGGGACGAGCTGGCGCCACCCTTGGACTGACAGCGCCGCCGCGGCGTGGCTGCGGGGCGCGGTGCTGCTGATCGGTGTCCTCGCGCCCGCGGCGGCGCGGGGCCAGGCACTCGACGGCTACCCGCTGGTTACGGACCGTTCGAGGATGCTGGCGCGCGACGTGGCCGTGGGAACGTCGTTCCTTCCCTCCCATGAGCGCTACGTCGTCGTTCACCTTGTCGAGAATCGGCTCTTCGTCATGGAGGGGGAGCGCGCGATCTGGTCGGCGCCCGTCGGCACCGGGACCGGGTTCAACCTGAACGCCGCCGGCCAGAAGTGGCACTTCTCCACGCCCCGCGGGATCATGAGGGTCCGGTACAAGGAAAAGAACCCGGTCTGGATCGCTCCCGACTGGCACTTCGTCGAGAGGGGAGTTCCGGTTCCCCCGCGGCAGCATCCTTCCCGTTCCATCCCGGGGGCGCTGGGCACCACTGCCATCTACCTGGGTGACGGCATTGCGATTCACGGCACCCACCGGCCCGAGCTGGTGCTCGACCCCGACCCGGAGCGGCGGCGCATCTCCCACGGGTGCATTCGCCTGACCAACGAGGCGGCCCGCGAACTCTACTACCTGATCGACGTTGGCACGCCGGTCCTTATCTACTAG
- a CDS encoding glucose-6-phosphate isomerase (catalyzes the formation of D-fructose 6-phosphate from D-glucose 6-phosphate) has product MSALTVDYRNLLAIDEDEDGVDPERLTGDLGSRFRVAHRDVERARRSGSMGFLDLPRAAQSAAHIRRVAAGLRGRFDDFVVLGIGGSALGTRTLRDALAAGDPNSGASGAGGPHPRLHVADNIDPHSIGSLLDRLDMRRTFFNVVSKSGSTTETLAQYLVVAERLAREVGQDRTREHLLFTTDPGRGPLRALAEAAGIPTLPVPGNVGGRFSVLSAVGLFPAAAAGLDVTAVLRGAARMERRCRTDELTRNPAGVVATLLYRADVECGQRVHVFMPYCDRLRSFALWVQQLWGESLGKAAGLDGGPAGTGPTPLPAAGATDQHSLLQLFMEGPADKVVCFVTVGAAAGPLPIGKASASLPALEFPEGHTLNHLIAVEHAATAAALRMAGRPNLTVRLARLDADALGELILLFQAATVYAGYLYGVDPLTQPGVELGKRYVNGLLGRPGYHPPRMEEANHPWQV; this is encoded by the coding sequence ATGAGCGCTCTCACCGTCGACTACCGGAACCTCCTCGCCATCGACGAAGACGAGGATGGCGTCGATCCCGAACGGCTCACCGGCGACCTGGGTTCGCGCTTCCGCGTGGCGCACCGGGATGTCGAGCGGGCGCGCCGGAGCGGGAGCATGGGCTTCCTCGACCTGCCGCGCGCCGCGCAGTCCGCGGCCCACATCCGTCGCGTGGCAGCCGGGCTGCGGGGACGCTTCGACGACTTCGTGGTCCTCGGCATCGGCGGGTCGGCGCTGGGGACCCGCACCCTGCGGGACGCACTCGCCGCCGGGGACCCCAACAGCGGTGCGAGTGGCGCCGGAGGGCCCCACCCGCGTCTCCACGTGGCGGACAACATCGATCCGCACTCGATCGGCTCCTTGCTGGACCGCCTCGACATGCGCAGGACGTTCTTCAACGTGGTCAGCAAATCGGGCTCGACGACCGAGACGCTGGCCCAGTATCTGGTGGTGGCCGAGCGACTCGCGCGCGAAGTCGGCCAGGATCGGACGCGGGAGCATCTTCTCTTCACCACGGATCCCGGGCGGGGGCCGCTCCGCGCTCTGGCAGAGGCCGCAGGCATCCCCACCCTTCCGGTCCCGGGCAACGTGGGGGGCCGTTTTTCGGTGCTGTCGGCCGTCGGCCTGTTCCCCGCCGCGGCGGCCGGCCTGGACGTGACGGCGGTGCTTCGGGGCGCCGCGCGCATGGAGAGACGCTGCCGGACGGATGAGCTGACCCGGAATCCGGCGGGCGTGGTCGCGACCCTTCTGTACCGCGCCGATGTCGAGTGCGGGCAGCGCGTGCACGTGTTCATGCCCTACTGCGATAGGCTCCGCTCCTTCGCCCTCTGGGTGCAGCAGCTGTGGGGCGAGTCGCTCGGCAAGGCCGCGGGACTCGACGGCGGGCCCGCGGGCACCGGCCCCACCCCGCTCCCGGCAGCCGGGGCAACCGACCAGCACTCGCTCCTGCAGCTCTTCATGGAGGGGCCTGCGGACAAGGTGGTGTGCTTCGTCACCGTCGGCGCGGCCGCGGGTCCGCTTCCGATCGGCAAGGCGTCCGCTTCGCTGCCCGCCCTCGAGTTCCCCGAGGGTCACACGCTCAACCATCTGATCGCCGTCGAGCACGCCGCGACGGCGGCCGCGCTTCGAATGGCCGGGCGGCCCAACCTGACCGTGCGGCTGGCGAGGCTCGACGCCGACGCGCTGGGTGAACTCATCCTGCTCTTCCAGGCCGCGACCGTGTACGCCGGATACCTCTACGGCGTGGACCCACTCACCCAGCCGGGCGTGGAGTTGGGCAAACGGTATGTGAACGGGCTTCTGGGCCGTCCGGGCTACCATCCTCCCCGCATGGAGGAAGCCAATCACCCCTGGCAGGTGTAG
- a CDS encoding TraR/DksA C4-type zinc finger protein: protein MAILTKEQLAHIQSRLLEERARSLRSLGLFDRMAKEDRESGDSNLAAYTDHMADQGTEAMEREKAALFATKEGRYLYRIEDALRRLYSDPENFGRCQATGKPINFRRLDALPHARYCIEYKRELEARGE from the coding sequence GTGGCGATTCTCACCAAGGAGCAACTGGCCCACATCCAGAGCCGCCTCCTGGAGGAGCGTGCTCGCTCGCTGAGGTCGCTGGGCCTCTTCGACCGGATGGCGAAGGAGGACCGGGAGTCGGGCGACTCCAATCTGGCCGCCTACACCGACCACATGGCGGACCAGGGCACCGAGGCGATGGAGCGCGAGAAGGCCGCGCTGTTCGCAACCAAGGAAGGCCGCTATCTCTACCGGATCGAGGACGCGCTTCGCCGACTCTACTCGGATCCGGAGAATTTCGGTCGCTGTCAGGCCACGGGAAAGCCGATCAACTTCCGGCGGCTGGACGCACTGCCGCACGCCCGGTACTGCATCGAGTACAAGCGCGAACTGGAGGCCCGGGGCGAATAG
- a CDS encoding MBL fold metallo-hydrolase, giving the protein MSFSLTFLGTGTSYGVPVIGCRCDTCTSSDPRDKRTRHGALLRFGNRRLLVDTPPELRLQLLREDVSSVDAVWFTHAHADHIHGIDDLRVFTALHGARISAWMHRSVARQLRRRFPYIFDARPRASDGVFLPELDVFTFREGRPVDILDRVFLPLGVPHGGVRSYGFRVGGLGYVTDAKQLPRATLEGLRGADLLVLNALWYGDPHPTHFNIEEAVAAARAVGARRTYLTHLTHRVRHDDLCRRLPEDIRPAFDGLTLKVEDGCAEPRRSPSSAERA; this is encoded by the coding sequence ATGTCGTTCTCGCTGACCTTCCTGGGCACCGGCACCTCCTACGGCGTGCCGGTCATCGGATGTCGATGCGACACCTGTACCTCGAGCGATCCCCGCGACAAGCGCACGCGGCACGGAGCCCTGCTTCGCTTCGGGAACCGCCGTCTGCTCGTCGACACACCCCCGGAGCTCAGACTCCAGCTTCTCCGCGAGGACGTATCCTCCGTGGACGCGGTGTGGTTCACGCACGCGCACGCCGATCACATCCACGGCATCGACGATCTGCGGGTGTTCACGGCGCTCCACGGTGCGAGGATCAGCGCCTGGATGCACCGGTCGGTCGCCCGCCAGCTGCGGCGCCGCTTTCCGTACATCTTCGACGCGCGACCCCGGGCCTCGGACGGGGTGTTCCTCCCGGAACTCGATGTCTTCACCTTCCGGGAGGGACGGCCGGTAGACATCCTGGACCGCGTGTTTCTCCCGCTCGGAGTACCCCACGGCGGGGTCCGCTCCTACGGCTTCCGCGTCGGGGGCCTCGGGTATGTGACCGATGCCAAACAACTTCCGCGGGCGACGCTGGAAGGGCTCAGGGGCGCGGATCTGCTGGTGCTCAACGCGCTGTGGTACGGGGATCCCCATCCCACCCATTTCAACATCGAGGAAGCCGTCGCCGCGGCGCGGGCGGTCGGCGCCCGGAGGACCTATCTCACCCATCTCACTCACCGCGTGCGGCACGACGACCTGTGCAGGCGCCTCCCGGAGGACATCCGGCCCGCCTTCGACGGCCTCACCCTGAAGGTGGAAGACGGATGTGCGGAGCCCCGGCGGTCTCCGTCGTCGGCGGAACGCGCATGA
- the rocD gene encoding ornithine--oxo-acid transaminase: protein MQDTATQAITSSYLDEADRFGAHNYHPLPVVIERGEGVWVWDVEGRRYLDMLSAYSALNQGHLHPRIIGAARSQMQRLTLTSRAFHNDQMGPFLRELCELTGFERALLMNTGAEGVETAIKTVRKWGYQVKGIPDDKAEIIVCDNNFHGRTTTIVGFSSEFEYRRGFGPFTPGFRRIPYGDIDALRDAINKRTAGFMVEPIQGEGGVIVPPDGYLRAARDLCSRHRVALVADEIQTGLGRTGRLLCCDWEDVRPDVLILGKALGGGVYPVSAAIADSEFMDVFRPGDHGSTFGGNPLAAAVARASLKVIVEEGLIERSARLGEWFMRRLRAIDSPHVEEVRGRGLMIGLVIRKSSGPARPFCEALWHRGILAKETHQQVIRFAPPLVIGREELEEALAQVEAVLST from the coding sequence TCGATGAAGCCGACCGCTTCGGCGCCCACAACTACCATCCGCTCCCGGTCGTGATCGAACGGGGCGAGGGCGTCTGGGTCTGGGATGTGGAGGGGCGTCGCTATCTCGACATGCTGAGCGCCTACTCCGCCCTCAACCAGGGGCACCTGCATCCGCGCATCATCGGCGCCGCCCGGAGCCAGATGCAGCGCCTGACGCTCACCTCGCGCGCGTTCCACAACGACCAGATGGGCCCCTTCCTGCGCGAGCTGTGCGAACTCACCGGCTTCGAGCGCGCGCTGCTCATGAACACCGGGGCGGAGGGCGTCGAAACCGCGATCAAGACGGTCCGCAAGTGGGGCTACCAGGTGAAGGGCATCCCGGACGACAAGGCGGAGATCATCGTCTGCGACAACAACTTCCATGGCAGAACGACCACCATCGTGGGCTTTTCCTCCGAGTTCGAGTACCGGAGGGGATTCGGCCCGTTCACGCCCGGCTTCCGCAGGATCCCCTACGGGGACATCGACGCCCTGCGCGACGCCATCAACAAGCGCACCGCGGGCTTCATGGTCGAGCCCATCCAGGGCGAGGGAGGGGTCATCGTGCCGCCGGACGGCTACCTGCGCGCCGCCCGCGACCTGTGCTCGCGGCACCGGGTGGCGCTGGTCGCGGACGAGATCCAGACCGGGCTGGGGCGCACCGGACGGCTCCTGTGCTGCGACTGGGAGGATGTGCGCCCCGACGTGCTGATTCTCGGGAAGGCCCTCGGCGGCGGCGTCTACCCGGTCTCGGCCGCGATCGCGGACTCGGAGTTCATGGACGTGTTCCGGCCCGGCGACCACGGATCCACTTTCGGCGGCAATCCGCTGGCGGCCGCGGTCGCGCGCGCATCGCTGAAGGTCATCGTCGAGGAAGGGCTGATCGAGCGCTCCGCCCGGCTCGGCGAATGGTTCATGCGGAGGCTGCGCGCCATCGACTCGCCGCACGTCGAAGAAGTGCGGGGCCGCGGGCTGATGATCGGCCTGGTCATCCGGAAGTCGTCGGGTCCGGCCCGGCCCTTCTGCGAAGCCCTGTGGCACAGGGGGATCCTGGCCAAGGAGACGCACCAGCAGGTCATTCGCTTCGCGCCCCCCCTGGTGATCGGGCGCGAGGAACTCGAAGAGGCTCTGGCTCAGGTGGAGGCGGTCCTCTCGACCTGA
- a CDS encoding oxidative damage protection protein — translation MNTIDCRRCGKESSSMEKAPFRTELGERLLRRICRLCWSDWLQHQTLLINHYGLDPREASSRKFLYEQIEQVLLGDGEAEQVDTSRKGEIDW, via the coding sequence GTGAACACGATCGACTGTAGACGCTGCGGCAAGGAATCGTCCTCAATGGAGAAGGCCCCATTCCGCACGGAGCTGGGCGAACGGCTGCTGCGCCGGATCTGCCGGCTTTGCTGGTCCGACTGGCTTCAGCACCAGACGCTGCTGATCAACCACTACGGGCTGGATCCACGCGAAGCCAGCTCGAGGAAGTTCCTCTACGAGCAGATCGAGCAGGTGCTGCTCGGCGACGGCGAGGCCGAGCAGGTGGACACGTCCCGGAAGGGCGAAATCGACTGGTGA
- the smpB gene encoding SsrA-binding protein SmpB, translating to MGAGDAGPPGRLLISRNRKARHEYEVIETLEAGLVLKGPEVKSVRAGKVGFKDAFARLEGTEVWLHNLHISPYEPATHWNADPERPRKLLLKRAEIRRLIGRVEEKGLTLIPLDLYMRRGYAKLTLALARGRKLYDKREKLRRRTQEREARRAMRRGR from the coding sequence GTGGGGGCAGGCGACGCGGGGCCTCCGGGCCGACTCCTGATCTCCCGCAACCGAAAGGCCCGGCACGAATACGAGGTGATCGAGACGCTCGAAGCCGGGCTGGTGCTCAAGGGACCGGAAGTCAAATCCGTGCGCGCCGGAAAGGTGGGGTTCAAGGACGCCTTTGCCCGTCTGGAGGGCACCGAAGTGTGGCTCCACAACCTGCACATCAGCCCCTACGAGCCGGCGACTCACTGGAATGCCGACCCGGAGCGCCCACGCAAGCTCCTCCTGAAGCGCGCGGAGATCCGGCGTCTGATCGGCAGGGTCGAGGAGAAGGGGCTGACGCTGATTCCCCTGGACCTCTACATGCGCCGGGGGTACGCGAAGTTGACGCTGGCCCTCGCGCGGGGCCGCAAGCTCTACGACAAGAGGGAAAAGCTGCGGCGCCGGACCCAGGAGCGGGAGGCCCGGCGAGCGATGAGGAGGGGCCGGTGA
- a CDS encoding YtxH domain-containing protein — translation MAQGEDGPLVVIERDGGSNTGAFLLGAVVGAGLALLLAPRSGKETQEQLKARALEFRDVAQERVRAAQEGLEERLGRAGEQVREQIESVKGAVDAGRQAALDARAELQDRIETSKAAYRAASDAARQVVHDAGAQENGEHDDDARDELAPPLD, via the coding sequence ATGGCTCAGGGAGAAGACGGACCGCTCGTCGTAATCGAGCGCGACGGCGGATCGAACACGGGTGCCTTTCTGCTCGGTGCCGTCGTCGGTGCCGGACTCGCGCTGCTGTTAGCGCCCCGCTCCGGCAAGGAGACCCAGGAGCAGCTGAAGGCCCGGGCGCTTGAGTTCAGGGATGTCGCACAGGAGCGGGTGCGCGCGGCCCAGGAGGGCCTCGAGGAGAGGCTCGGGCGAGCCGGCGAACAAGTCCGGGAGCAGATCGAGTCGGTGAAGGGGGCGGTGGACGCGGGTCGGCAGGCGGCGCTGGACGCGCGCGCGGAGTTGCAGGACAGGATCGAGACCTCCAAGGCTGCCTATCGGGCTGCGAGCGATGCCGCTCGGCAAGTCGTCCACGACGCCGGAGCGCAGGAAAACGGGGAACACGATGACGATGCCCGGGACGAGCTGGCGCCACCCTTGGACTGA